In Drechmeria coniospora strain ARSEF 6962 chromosome 03, whole genome shotgun sequence, the DNA window GCAGACGGAACAGGCTGACCGACGACCGTCGCAGGCAACAtcgctctcggcctcgatgccTACGGCTATGTGAGCGGAAACTGGTGCTGGATCAAAGCCGACCGGCTCGGCCTTCGTTACGCCCTCACCCACGGCTGGCGCATCATCATCTTCGTCGCCACCATTCTCATCTACACCTGCATCTACATTCACCTCAAGCGGACCTTTGGCAAGCTGCGGATGAGCAACAACTTTTCGTCGAGCCTTCAGAGCCAGGACCGCCAAAGCCGTGTCGACCTCGATCGCGGCTCAGACACGCAGGAgatcctcgtcgccagcaCCTTTGTCATCTCCCACGAGCTCAAGGATCAGAGCCACGTCGTCCGTCACAGCCGCGTCATGCCCGAtggctcctcgtccgaccaGGAGCCGTGGAACGGTCCCGGCCAAAACCACCACCAAACTCGCTTCGAGGTCTCGGCGGCCAACAGCAACCTCGCGGCCGCCCCGCGCTCCTACATGGCCGCCCCGCCCAACCTGCGAAAGATGCTGCTCATGAACGGCTACCCGATCGCCTATATCATCCTCTGGCTCCCCGGCATCGCCAACCGTCTGGCCGAGTCCCTCGGCAGCACGCCGCGCTGGTTGACCATCCTGCAGTGCTCCACCCAGTTCATCGGTCTCGTCAACGCCTTGACCTACGGCCTGAACGAACAGATGCGCCAGCGCATTTCCAAAAACTGGCAGGACAAGCGTGGCTTCTCCCGAGCATGATCCATATTTGTCGCCTTTTTTTCCGTTTCTTGTATAGATTTTGGGTCCGGCCTGGCGCCCGTTTCCGCCCCAACTCTTACCTTCTAATCAGCGGATGAACATGAATGATTACTTAGCGAATGAGCCTAAATATACGAATAGATAGATATCCATCCAACGCAATTGCCGCCGCACCATCTCAAGTCCGTCACCGCTTGCGCGGACGCTGAGCTGTCGCGTGCGTTCATTCATACCATACCATAAGAATCACGAGCTTGTGCCTTTCAAAAAATAATATGATCTGTTCGGTGCCCCTcaacttaagtacctactgtgcTGTCCCGATCCTGTCAttgcctttttttttctcttCTCCATCGTCTACGCACCCGTCCACGCATCGTACGGCCATCGCGCGGCTTGCTgccctacatgtacttgtttgCCTTGAGCCACGCCGCCACATCGTCGCGATCGCGACCCAACCACGAAATCTTGGATCGAATCGAGTCCTTGCTCTGCTCCAGCGATTGGTCGTAGCCGTTGTTGTTCTTGTCGGCAAAGAACTTGTCGAGCTGCGCGAGCTGGTCCTGCGTCGTCATGCCGGACGTCATGATCGTCACCATTGTGCCCAGCATCGacagcgccggcggcagccGCTTCGTGAGCTCGCCCCAGTTCTCCGTCATGCAGGCGAAGAGAGCCTTGACGCCGGCCGGGTGCGTGCGGAGACCGCCCACCGGCATGTAGACGTCCTGGGACTTGATGTCATCGCCGAAGAGCATGGCAAGCGTCCTCTGGATCAGCTCCGGGTCTTGCGCGCGACCGAGGGAGCGGAGGCAGGTGTTACGTTCGTCGCTGTTGGTCGACGTGCGGTAGTAGTTGAGAACCTTGTCGTACTGCATCCGACAGTTAGCCTTGTCCGCCTCGTCTGCCGTGGAATCACGCCAAAAGTAAATCAGGACTTGCCTCTTCCTTGCCACCGTACTTGAGAGCCATGGCCAAGACGCTCTTCCGAATGTTGGGATGAATCGCGTTGCTGTCGCCTTCCATGAACTTGTTGAACATGCCCTTGGCAGCCGTGATGATCTGTTCGTCGCCGTTCATGCCTGCGCTCTCGAACAGCATGGCCTTGAACTGCTGCTCAACGTGGCCATCACTGTCGGAGAAAGCCCAGCCCATCTTGTGAGCCTTGGCGCTCGTGAGCTCGCGGAggaaggcgtcgaggccgtcgcggaCCGCCTTGTCCTCGAAGATCCATGCCGATTGAATGGTGCTCAGGCGAACGATGATTTCGTTCCACACAACGAATTCGGACTCGGAGCCGAAGCTCTTGAGGAGGCTCAAGACGCCAGATGTCTTCTGGTAACCAGAAGTAGCGagagcgccggcgtcggcgatcATGCCTGCCCTGTCCTCGACCGTCAGCAGGCCGTCCTTGGCAGCCTTGCCGAGCTTCTCAAGGCGCTCGGGCGAGTACGAGGTTCGGTAGATGCCTGTGTGATTCGCGTTGAACTTGAAGaactcgccgtcgggcagcTTAAACTCCTTCTCGCGCTCGTTGAGGGCGAGCGacttgtcgacgccgtccttgtTGCGGACGCTCAGGAAGACGGGGAACAGgaccttgtcctcgtccggcTTTGTGTCTCCCGTACGCAGGAATCGATTCTGCTTCACGCTGACAGTGCCGTTTTGGTCCTTTTCCGTCACGGTAATGACGGGGTAGCCGACCTTCTTCGTCCAGGCTGTCATGATGTCGTGCACGGGCTTGCCGCTTGCCTCGCTCAGAGAGTTCCAGAGGTCGCCCGTCTCCGTGTTGCCGTAGGCGTGCTTCTTTAGGTATGCGCGGACACCCTCCAAGAAcacgtcctcgccgaggtaGGTCGAGATCATGCGCAGCACGCAGGATCCCTTGGAGTAGGAAATGGCATCAAAGATCTGGTTGATCTCGTCGGCACGCTTGACGGGAACTTCAATCGGGTGGCTGCTCCTCAGCGAATCGAGAGACAGGGCCGACTGCAGGTTGTCGATGACATACGTCTGCCAGACATGCCACTCGGGGTAAAAGACGTTGCACGAGTACTAGAATCGTTAGGACtggcgcgacggcggcatcaaTCGCAACCGACTCACCCAAGAGGCCCAGGTGGCGAAGCCCTCGTTGAGCCAGAGGCCCTCCCACCAGTCCATCGTCACCAAGTTTCCGAACCACTGGTGGGCCAACTCATGCTGGACAACCTCGGCCACGCGCTCCTTGGTGGCGGCGCCGCTCGTCTTCTCGTCGAGCATGAGGTCGACGGTGCGGTAGGTGATGAGGCCCCAGTTCTCCATGGCGCCTTGAGCAAAGTCCGGAATGGCAACCTGGTCCATCTTGGGCAGGGGGAAATCGATGCCAAACACCTTCTCGTAGAACTTGAGCGTCTTGACGCAGAGGTCAAGGGAGAAGCGGCCGTGCTCGATGTTCTGGCCGGGGGGGGCGTAGACGCGGCAAGGCACGCGAAAGTCCAGAGATTCGACGTAGTTGAGCTCACCCACGATGAAGGCGACGAGATAGGTCGACATGAGGGGCGACGTGTTGAAGTGGACGGCCTTCTTGACGGAGCCCGACATCTTGGACTGAACCTCGGTCTCGGAGGAGACGTCCATGTTGCTCAAACAGGTCAGCttcttgtcggcgacgagagtGATGGTGAACTTGGCCTTGAGAGCGGGTTCGTCAAAGCAGGGGAAGGCGCGGCGAGCGTCGGTAGGCTCCATCTGAGTCGTGGCAAGGGTGCCCTCGGTACCGTCCTCCCTCTTGTAGGTGGATCGGTAGAAGCCGGCCATCTTGTCGTTGAGGTGACCAGTGAAGGAGATTTCGAGCTGCGCCTGGCTGCCCTTGGCGAGAGAGCTGCCAAAGCCAAACTTGCTGACCTGCTGAGCTTCATCATGAGAGACCTTGGGGGCGGAGCTGGAGGAAATCGGGGGTCAGCAGGTCGAGCTTGGTTCCGTCGAGCCAGCCTGGAGAATCAAGGAGTACCTGATGGTCTGTCCATTGGACGAGATCTTGGCACTGTGGATTTCAAGCTCCAGAGTGTTGACCGAGATGGAAGTCgagtcctcgacgacgtcgacgtcgatgacgacggtgccatCGAATGTCAGCTTCTCAAAGTCAGGCTCCAGCGTGACGTGGTAGTGTCGAGGGACGACGTTGGCGGGCAGGAGCTCGCGGCCATGGGTGCTCCCGGaagcggcgccgccgccggtcaTCTCGATGCTTTGCTGCGTTGTTCTGCACATCTTTTGGTTTCGGTACGAACAGCTACGGACCGTCGGAAGGCTAGGCAGTCGATTCGGTCGGGCGCGGTTGACGGAGTTGTGAAAAGTGGAGGGAGAAAGCGAGGATGCGAATCTCGGACGAGTTTCACAGGAAGGACTGcgttgacgacgagcgagcgagccgtGTCAGCAAAGGACAAGCAATGGAAAGGTAGCCTTATAGGGAAGGCGATGTGATGATGGTGGAGAGTGAGGGTGGAGagtgagggtgagggtggGGGTGAGGGGTGAGGGGTGCTGGGGTGCTGGTGGAGGGGTAGGTAGCAATTCGCGAGCGAGGTACGGCAGGCCTTAGCCGACGGTAGGAAGAAGTCGAGGCTTACAGCGGG includes these proteins:
- a CDS encoding aminopeptidase 2 — protein: MCRTTQQSIEMTGGGAASGSTHGRELLPANVVPRHYHVTLEPDFEKLTFDGTVVIDVDVVEDSTSISVNTLELEIHSAKISSNGQTISSAPKVSHDEAQQVSKFGFGSSLAKGSQAQLEISFTGHLNDKMAGFYRSTYKREDGTEGTLATTQMEPTDARRAFPCFDEPALKAKFTITLVADKKLTCLSNMDVSSETEVQSKMSGSVKKAVHFNTSPLMSTYLVAFIVGELNYVESLDFRVPCRVYAPPGQNIEHGRFSLDLCVKTLKFYEKVFGIDFPLPKMDQVAIPDFAQGAMENWGLITYRTVDLMLDEKTSGAATKERVAEVVQHELAHQWFGNLVTMDWWEGLWLNEGFATWASWYSCNVFYPEWHVWQTYVIDNLQSALSLDSLRSSHPIEVPVKRADEINQIFDAISYSKGSCVLRMISTYLGEDVFLEGVRAYLKKHAYGNTETGDLWNSLSEASGKPVHDIMTAWTKKVGYPVITVTEKDQNGTVSVKQNRFLRTGDTKPDEDKVLFPVFLSVRNKDGVDKSLALNEREKEFKLPDGEFFKFNANHTGIYRTSYSPERLEKLGKAAKDGLLTVEDRAGMIADAGALATSGYQKTSGVLSLLKSFGSESEFVVWNEIIVRLSTIQSAWIFEDKAVRDGLDAFLRELTSAKAHKMGWAFSDSDGHVEQQFKAMLFESAGMNGDEQIITAAKGMFNKFMEGDSNAIHPNIRKSVLAMALKYGGKEEASPDLLLA